In the genome of Pseudomonas sp. B33.4, the window GGGCGACTGGTGGTGCTGCGCGCCTATCCTAGATCCGAACTTGTACGAATCATGGGCTTCATCACCATACCCGGCCTGCTCGGCCCGCTGATCGGCCCGACCATGGGCGGCTGGATGGTTGAATACCTGACATGGCACTGGATCTTCCTGATCAACCTGCCGGTCGGCGTGATCGGTTGCTACGCGGTGTGGAAATTCATTCCCGACCTGCGCGGCACCGAGCGCACGCGCTTCGATAGTCTGGGTTTCCTGCTGTTCGGCGCGGCGATGATTCTGATCACCATCGCCATGGAAGGCCTCGGCGAATTGCACCTGCCGCACCTGCGCGTAATGTTGCTGCTGTTCGGTGGCATGGCCTGTCTGGCGGCGTACTGGTTGCGCGCCGGGCACATCGAAAACCCGCTGTTCGCACCGTCGCTGTTCAAGACCCGTACCTTTGCCGTCGGCATTCTCGGCAATCTGTTCGCCCGTCTGGGCAGCGGTGCGCTGCCGTTTCTGGTGCCGTTGCTGCTGCAAGTGGCGCTGGGCTACTCACCGTCGCAAGCGGGGATGAGCATGCTGCCGCTGGCGGCTGCGGCGATGATCGCCAAGTGGGTGGCGCGACCGCTGATCGAACGGCTCGGCTATCGCATCGTCCTCACCGGCAACACGCTGGCGCTGGGGATCATGCTGGCGAGCATGGGCCTGGTCAGCGAGCAGACGCCGTACTGGCTGCTGTTGTGTTTGCTGGCGATTCTCGGCGCGATCAACTCGCTGCAATTTACGGCGATGAACACCGTGACCCTGATCGACCTCGACGATGCGAGCGCCAGCAGCGGCAACAGCTTGCTCTCGGTGGTCGCGCAGTTGTCGTTGAGTCTTGGCGTTGCCTGCGCTGGTGCATTGCTCGGTGGGTTTACCGCTGAGGTCGGCAACGATGGCGTGGAAACCGTGCTCGGCGCGTTCCAGCTGACCTTCGTCACCGTCGGCATCATGGCGATGCTCGCTGCGACGATCTTCTCGCAACTGTCGAAAGAAGACGGCCGCCGCGCCAAACGCCCGGAAGAACACATCGAACATTAACCACTGTTCGTCCAGAACTTTCGAAGAAAGTGGCACGGGGCTGCTACACTGCGCGACATTTTGTTTTGCAGGCCAGTCCCGTGACCACCATCGCCACCGCTTTTAATACTCTGCCGCTGTCCGCCGCCATGCTGGCTAACCTCGAATCCCTCGGTTATGCCCAGATGACGCCGATCCAGGCGCAGAGCTTGCCGGTGATCCTCAAGGGGATGGACCTGATCGCCCAGGCCAAGACCGGCAGTGGCAAGACCGCCGCGTTCGGCATCGGCCTGCTCAATCCGATCAACCCGCGCTACTTCGGTTGCCAGGCCCTGGTGATCTGCCCGACGCGCGAGCTGGCCGACCAGGTCGCCAAGGAAATCCGTCGTCTGGCCCGTGCCGAAGACAACATCAAAGTCCTGACCCTGTGCGGCGGCGTGTCCTTCGGCCCGCAGATCGCTTCGCTGGAACACGGCGCGCACATCATCGTCGGCACCCCGGGCCGCATCCAGCAGCACCTGCGCAAAGGCTCGCTGGTGCTGGATGGTCTGAACACTTTGATCCTCGACGAAGCCGATCGCATGCTCGACATGGGTTTCTACGACGCCATCGAAGACATCATCGTCAAGACCCCGGAGCGTCGTCAGACCCTGCTGTTCTCCGCGACTTACCCGGTGGGCATCAAGCAACTGGCGTCGAAATTCATGCGTGATCCGCAAACGGTGAAAGCCGAAGCGTTCCACGATGACACGCAGATCGAGCAGCGTTTCTACGAGATTTCCCCGGAAGATCGCATGGGCGTGGTGACGAAAGTCCTGCACCACTTCCGTCCGGCGTCGTGCGTGGCGTTCTGCTTCACCAAGCAGCAGGTGCAGGAAACCGTCGATCACCTGACCGCCAAAGGCATTTCCGCCGTCGGCCTGCATGGCGATCTGGAACAGCGTGACCGCGATCAGGTGCTGGCGATGTTTGCCAACCGCAGTACTTCGGTACTGGTTGCCACCGACGTTGCCGCCCGTGGTCTTGACATCGATGCACTGGACATGGTGATCAACGTCGAACTGGCGCGCGATTCGGAAATTCATATTCACCGCGTTGGCCGTACCGGTCGTGCTGGCGAGAAAGGCATCGCCATCAGCCTGGTTGCTCCGGGTGAAGCGCACCGTGCACAAGCCATCGAGCAACTGCAGAAGTCGCCGCTGAACTGGGATCAGGTCGATAACCTCAAGTCTCAGGGCCTGGCCCCGCTGCAACCGCCGATGACCACGCTGTGCATCGGTGCCGGTCGTAAAGACAAGGTTCGTCCGGGCGACATTCTGGGTGCATTGACTGGCGATGCCGGGATTCCCGGTGCACAGGTTGGCAAGATCGCGATCTTCGACTTCCAGGCTTATGTAGCCGTTGACCGCACCGTGGCCATGCAGGCCTTGCAGCGTCTGAACGACGGCAAGATCAAGGGCCGTTCGCTGCGCGTACGTATCCTGTAAGAACAACGTAACTCCCCTGTAGGAGCTGCCGCAGGCTGCGATCTTTTGACTTTGTTTTTAAAGAGCAAGATCAAAAGATCGCAGCCTGCGGCAGCTCCTACAGTTCGTTTTGTGGTGACATTTCAGAGGACACCGTTTTGCGCTCTACCGAAGTCGTGATCATTGGCGCTGGCGCCGCTGGGTTGATGTGTGCACTGACCGCCGCCGGGCGTGGGCGTCAGGTGTTGCTGCTCGACCACGCGAACAAGGCCGGCAAGAAAATCCTGATGTCGGGCGGTGGCCGCTGCAATTTCACCAACATGTACACCGAGCCGAGCAATTTCCTCTCGCAGAACCCGCACTTCTGCAAATCCGCACTGGCGCGCTACACCCAGTGGGATTTCATCGGCATGGTCGGCAAACACGCCGTGCCGTACCACGAGAAAAAACTCGGCCAGTTGTTCTGCGATAACAAATCCAGCGACATCCTCGAAATGCTCCTGACCGAGTGCGATCAGGCCGGTGTCGAGCTGCACCTCGACACGTCGATCCAGACCATCGAGAAAGTCGAGAGCGGTTACCTGCTCGACACTACCCTCGGACAGGTTCAGTGCCAGTCGCTGGTGATTGCCACCGGCGGGCTGTCGATCCCGACGCTGGGCGCCACCGGTTTTGGTTATCAAGTGGCCAAGCAGTTCGGCCATGAATTGCTGCCGACCCGCGCAGGGCTGGTGCCGTTCACCATCACCGATCAGCTCAAGGAACTCTGCACCGAGCTGTCCGGGACGTCGGTGGATTGTCTGGTCAGCTGCAACGATCAGAGCTTTCGCGAGAACATCCTGTTCACTCACCGAGGCCTCAGCGGTCCGGCAATTTTGCAGATTTCCTCGTTCTGGGAATCTGGCGATACGGTGGAGATCAACCTGCTGCCGGATCACGACGCGGCGAGCTGGTTGCAACAGCAAGTGGCCGAGCGCCCGAACAGTGAATTGAAAACCCTGCTGGGTGAAATCTTCACCAAGAAGATGGCCAATCTGCTGGCCGACAACTGGTTCGTGTCCAAACCGATGAAGCAATACACCCACGCTGAGCTGGCGGAAATCGCCGACAAGCTCGGCAGCTGGAAAGTCGTGCCGGCGGGGACTGAAGGTTATCGCACGGCCGAGGTAACACTCGGTGGCGTCGATACCCGCGAAGTGTCGTCCAAGACCATGGAATCGCTGAAAAGCCCTGGCCTGTACTTCATCGGCGAGGTGCTCGATGTCACTGGTCACTTGGGCGGCTTCAACTTCCAGTGGGCCTGGGCCTCCGGCTACGCCGCCGCGCAGTACGCTTAACTCAAGGCCAAATACAAAACCCTGTAGGAGTGAGCCTGCTCGCGATAGCGGTGTGTCAGCCACTAATTTGGTGACAGACACACAGCTATCGCGAGCAGGCTCACTCCTACAGTTGTTATGTGTGATGCAGTAAGGAACACTTTTTGCTGTCAGATGTGATCGGCGCCATTGCGTCGGCGTCATTACTGGCTCAATTTAGCGGCATCGCCTCGGAAGGCCTTCGCACTTCATGTCCTCGACCTCGTTTCGTCAGTCTTTGCGGCGCCTGTGGGCGCTGGATAAATTCAGCTACAGCGTGCGGGTGTTCATCGCCCTGACCGGCAGCATGGCGCTGTGTTGGTATCAGGATGAAATGGGCCTGCTGATCCCGTTGTTCCTGGGGATTATCGCCAGCGCCCTGGCCGAGACCGACGACAGTTGGCAGGGCCGCCTCAACGCCCTCGCGGTGACGCTGGTGTGTTTCAGCATCGCCGCGCTGTCGGTGGAATTGCTCTTCCCCTACCCCATCGTCTTTGCCATCGCCCTGGCGCTGGCCAGTTTCGGCCTGACCATGCTCGGTGCGCTCGGCGAGCGTTATGGCGCGATTGCTTCGGCAACGTTGATTCTGTCGGTGTACACGATGATCGGCGTTGATCAGCGCGGTGGCGCGGTCACCGATTTCTGGCACGAACCGATGCTGCTGGTCGCCGGTGCGGCGTGGTACGGCTTGCTCTCGGTAGTGTGGCAGGCGCTGTTTTCCAACCAGCCGGTGCAGCAGAGTCTGGCGCGGTTGTTCCGTGAGCTGGGGTTTTACCTGAAGCTGAAATCCTCGCTGTTCGAGCCGATCCGGCAGATGGACGTCGAAGCCCGGCGGCTGGAACTGGCCCAGCAAAACGGTCGCGTGGTGGCGGCGCTGAACAGTGCCAAGGAAATCATTCTGCATCGGGTCGGCAACGGCCGCCCCGGATCGAAAGTCAGCCGCTACCTGAAGCTGTACTTCCTCGCTCAAGATATCCACGAGCGCGCCAGCTCCTCGCACTATCCCTACAACGCGCTGGCCGAAGCGTTCTTCCACAGTGACGTGCTGTTCCGCTGCCAGCGTCTGCTGCGCCAGCAAGGCAAAGCCTGCCGCGCACTGGCCGAATCGATCCAGATGCGCCAGCCATTTATTTATGACGCGAGTTTCGCCGAAGCCCTGAGCGACCTCGACGCCTCCCTCGAACACTTGCGTATCCAGAGCAACCCGGCGTGGCGCGGACTGCTGCGTTCGTTGCGCGCACTGGCGGCCAACCTCGGCACCCTCGACCGTTTGCTCAGCGACGCGAGCAATCCGGATGCCTTGGCCGATGCGACAGACAGCAGCCTGCTCGACCGCTCACCGCGCAACCTCAAGGACGTCTGGATTCGTTTGCGCACGCAACTGACGCCAACGTCGTTGCTGTTTCGTCATGCCCTGCGCCTGCCACTGGCGCTGAGTATCGGCTACGGCATGGTGCATTTGATTCACCCGTCGCAGGGTTACTGGATCATCCTCACCACCCTGTTCGTCTGCCAGCCGAACTACGGCGCGACCCGGCGCAAGCTCGGCCAACGGATCTTCGGCACCGCCATCGGCCTGACCGTGGCGTGGGCGCTGTTCGATCTGTTCCCGAGCCCGTTGGTGCAGTCGTGTTTCGCCATCGCCGCCGGCGTGGTGTTCTTTACCAACCGCACCACGCGCTACACCCTGGCGACTGCAGCGATCACCATCATGGTGCTGTTCTGCTTCAACCAGGTGGGCGACGGTTACGGACTGTTCCTGCCACGCCTGTTCGATACGCTGCTGGGCAGCCTGATTGCCGGCCTGACGGTGTTCCTGTTCCTGCCGGACTGGCAGGGCCGACGGCTGAACAAAGTGCTGGCCAACACCCTGACCTGCAACAGCATCTACCTGCGCCAGATCATGCAGCAATACGCCGCTGGTAAAAGCGATGACCTCGCCTATCGTCTGGCCCGGCGCAACGCGCACAACGCCGATGCAGCGCTGTCGACGACGCTGGCGAACATGCTCATGGAGCCGGGGCATTTCCGGAAGGAAGCGGATGTCGGCTTCCGCTTTCTGGTGTTGTCGCACACCTTGTTGAGTTATCTGTCAGGGCTGGGCGCGCATCGCGAGACCCAGTTGCCGGCGGATGTGCGTGAGCATTTGATTGATGGTGCCGGGGTGAAGCTGGCAACGAGCATCGACGAAATCGCCCAAGGGCTGGCGAACAAGCAGCCGGTGGCGATTCAGAGTGATGAAGAAGAAGCGCTGGCCAATGAACTGGAACAGATGCCTGATGAGATCGATGAGGGTCAGCGATTGGTGCAGACGCAATTGGCGTTGATCTGCCGGCAACTCGGACCGTTGCGCACGTTGGCGGCGCATCTGATCAAGGACAGCTCAGAAATCAGCGGCGGCTGACAGGGCGTCATCGCGAGCAGGCTCACTCCTACAGGGGAACGCATTTCAAATTGTAGGAGTGAGCCTGCTCGCGATAGGGACATCAGCCACACAGAGGATTCTGGATCAGCCTTCACATCCCATGCTGGCGAAGCAACTTGTCATAACTCCCATCCGCCTTCATCGCCGCAATCGCCTTATCAAACCCCGCGACAATCTGCTCATGCTGCGGATTCTTCAGGCTGACCAGAATGTGCAGGCTGTTCTCACTCAACGGCTTGGGCAAAAACTCCACCGAGTTGCGCACCCTGGCTGATTCTCGCGCCAGGTAATACTTCGCCACATACTCATCTTCCAGCGTCAGCTTGACCCGATCCGCCGCGAGCATGCGCACGGCCATGGCGAAGTTATGCACAGGGACTTTCTGCAGCGCCGTGTCGGCATCGAACGGCGCCGAATAGGCGTAGCCGCGCACCACCGCAATCGGATAAGTGTGCAGTTGCTGCAGATTGGAATAGTCGAGTGGTGTGTCTTTGCGCTTGAGAAAGCGGATGCGGTTGAGCAGGTATTCCCCGGAAAACTGCCCGAGTCTGGTCCGCTCGTCGTTGTACCAGGCGTTGACTAACACATCGTAACGGCCCTCGCCAACGCCAAGCAGCGCCCGCGCCCAAGGCACCTGCTCGTAACCGCTGGCATAACCGGCCCGGGCCAGCGCGGTGCTGACAATATCGGTGGCCAGTCCGCCGTTGACCAGGGTGTCGTCGGTAAAGGGTGGCCAGATATCAAACACCAGCCGCAGCTTCTCCGCTGCGGCGGTCTGAGCCAGCAAGAGCAATCCGATCAAAGCAAAGGCTCGATGCAAACGCGGCATGCTTGAAAATCCTTAGCGGGCAAGTTGCCCAGCATGTTTTCAGTCAAAACCCCAAGGCCCCTTACCGGCAAAACCCAGGCCCTAACATTAGCTCATTGCAGCCAGTGCACAGCGCTCTCCTGCAGATTACACAAAGTCGCCGAGGCTGCGAGAAAGGAATGATGGCATTTTGACCTTTGTCACAGACTCTTACGCCATAAAGACATCTTTGCCGCAGGCGCTTAGTATCGGGCGACACGTTCAAGGAATCGGCACATGACAATCGAATGGGTCTGCAAACATCACAGTGATCTGGGCAAGGAACAGCTGTACGCGCTGTTGAAGCTGCGCTCGGACGTGTTCGTCGTCGAGCAGAAATGCGCTTATCCGGACCTCGACGGTCAGGATCTGGAAGGCGATACCTATCACCTGATGGGTTGGGAGGATGACCAGTTGATGGCGTATTTGCGCCTGCTGGATCCGGAATCCCAGGGCGGTGATGTGGTAATTGGCCGCGTCATTACCGCACCGCAGGGGCGTGGCAAAGGGCTGGGGCACGAAATGATGGAGCAGGCGCTGAAGCAGGCCGAAAAGCATTGGCCGCAGGTGCCGATCTATCTGTCGGCGCAGGCGCATTTGCAGGGGTATTACGGCAAGTATGGGTTTGTCGTGGCGGGTGAGGAATATCTGGAGGATGACATTCCACACATTGGGATGCGTCGTGCCTGAACAGCCCTCACCTTAGCCCTCTCCCAGTGGGAGAGGGGACTGACCTTATCGTCTTGCGTCAGACATCGACCTGAAAAACCGCGTCGATTATGGATTCACAGCAATTCGCTCACGTCGGCGTATCTCTCCAATATCCCCCAATCAGTCCCCTCTCCCTCCGGGAGAGGGCTAGGGTGAGGGGCTCTTTTCAGGGATACTCAAGAACAGCCTTGATCTGCCGCAAATTACGCTCGATCCACCCACGATCAATCGCCCCCCACTCACGAATCCGATAGCGCCCGGCGTGATTACGCGCGCCCTCTTCCTGCTCGAACTCACAGACGATATCCAGATCCGCCAACGCCGCAATCGTGTCCTGCGCCGTGCGCCGCGGCATGCCGGTGACTTCGGTCAGCGTCGGCACGCTC includes:
- the dbpA gene encoding ATP-dependent RNA helicase DbpA — encoded protein: MTTIATAFNTLPLSAAMLANLESLGYAQMTPIQAQSLPVILKGMDLIAQAKTGSGKTAAFGIGLLNPINPRYFGCQALVICPTRELADQVAKEIRRLARAEDNIKVLTLCGGVSFGPQIASLEHGAHIIVGTPGRIQQHLRKGSLVLDGLNTLILDEADRMLDMGFYDAIEDIIVKTPERRQTLLFSATYPVGIKQLASKFMRDPQTVKAEAFHDDTQIEQRFYEISPEDRMGVVTKVLHHFRPASCVAFCFTKQQVQETVDHLTAKGISAVGLHGDLEQRDRDQVLAMFANRSTSVLVATDVAARGLDIDALDMVINVELARDSEIHIHRVGRTGRAGEKGIAISLVAPGEAHRAQAIEQLQKSPLNWDQVDNLKSQGLAPLQPPMTTLCIGAGRKDKVRPGDILGALTGDAGIPGAQVGKIAIFDFQAYVAVDRTVAMQALQRLNDGKIKGRSLRVRIL
- the mdtD gene encoding multidrug transporter subunit MdtD, which encodes MPNRPPLDAITARWLPWVVAIAFFMQSLDGTILNTALPAMARDLAEDPLRMQGVIIAYMLTVALLIPASGWIADRFGTKKIFFGAILLFSFGSLLCALSSSLSMLIGARVIQGLGGALMLPVGRLVVLRAYPRSELVRIMGFITIPGLLGPLIGPTMGGWMVEYLTWHWIFLINLPVGVIGCYAVWKFIPDLRGTERTRFDSLGFLLFGAAMILITIAMEGLGELHLPHLRVMLLLFGGMACLAAYWLRAGHIENPLFAPSLFKTRTFAVGILGNLFARLGSGALPFLVPLLLQVALGYSPSQAGMSMLPLAAAAMIAKWVARPLIERLGYRIVLTGNTLALGIMLASMGLVSEQTPYWLLLCLLAILGAINSLQFTAMNTVTLIDLDDASASSGNSLLSVVAQLSLSLGVACAGALLGGFTAEVGNDGVETVLGAFQLTFVTVGIMAMLAATIFSQLSKEDGRRAKRPEEHIEH
- a CDS encoding substrate-binding periplasmic protein, producing the protein MPRLHRAFALIGLLLLAQTAAAEKLRLVFDIWPPFTDDTLVNGGLATDIVSTALARAGYASGYEQVPWARALLGVGEGRYDVLVNAWYNDERTRLGQFSGEYLLNRIRFLKRKDTPLDYSNLQQLHTYPIAVVRGYAYSAPFDADTALQKVPVHNFAMAVRMLAADRVKLTLEDEYVAKYYLARESARVRNSVEFLPKPLSENSLHILVSLKNPQHEQIVAGFDKAIAAMKADGSYDKLLRQHGM
- a CDS encoding winged helix-turn-helix domain-containing protein translates to MDVSKTKSSFYRRLYVAYLIDSGLAPSVPTLTEVTGMPRRTAQDTIAALADLDIVCEFEQEEGARNHAGRYRIREWGAIDRGWIERNLRQIKAVLEYP
- a CDS encoding NAD(P)/FAD-dependent oxidoreductase, whose product is MRSTEVVIIGAGAAGLMCALTAAGRGRQVLLLDHANKAGKKILMSGGGRCNFTNMYTEPSNFLSQNPHFCKSALARYTQWDFIGMVGKHAVPYHEKKLGQLFCDNKSSDILEMLLTECDQAGVELHLDTSIQTIEKVESGYLLDTTLGQVQCQSLVIATGGLSIPTLGATGFGYQVAKQFGHELLPTRAGLVPFTITDQLKELCTELSGTSVDCLVSCNDQSFRENILFTHRGLSGPAILQISSFWESGDTVEINLLPDHDAASWLQQQVAERPNSELKTLLGEIFTKKMANLLADNWFVSKPMKQYTHAELAEIADKLGSWKVVPAGTEGYRTAEVTLGGVDTREVSSKTMESLKSPGLYFIGEVLDVTGHLGGFNFQWAWASGYAAAQYA
- the yccS gene encoding YccS family putative transporter, with amino-acid sequence MSSTSFRQSLRRLWALDKFSYSVRVFIALTGSMALCWYQDEMGLLIPLFLGIIASALAETDDSWQGRLNALAVTLVCFSIAALSVELLFPYPIVFAIALALASFGLTMLGALGERYGAIASATLILSVYTMIGVDQRGGAVTDFWHEPMLLVAGAAWYGLLSVVWQALFSNQPVQQSLARLFRELGFYLKLKSSLFEPIRQMDVEARRLELAQQNGRVVAALNSAKEIILHRVGNGRPGSKVSRYLKLYFLAQDIHERASSSHYPYNALAEAFFHSDVLFRCQRLLRQQGKACRALAESIQMRQPFIYDASFAEALSDLDASLEHLRIQSNPAWRGLLRSLRALAANLGTLDRLLSDASNPDALADATDSSLLDRSPRNLKDVWIRLRTQLTPTSLLFRHALRLPLALSIGYGMVHLIHPSQGYWIILTTLFVCQPNYGATRRKLGQRIFGTAIGLTVAWALFDLFPSPLVQSCFAIAAGVVFFTNRTTRYTLATAAITIMVLFCFNQVGDGYGLFLPRLFDTLLGSLIAGLTVFLFLPDWQGRRLNKVLANTLTCNSIYLRQIMQQYAAGKSDDLAYRLARRNAHNADAALSTTLANMLMEPGHFRKEADVGFRFLVLSHTLLSYLSGLGAHRETQLPADVREHLIDGAGVKLATSIDEIAQGLANKQPVAIQSDEEEALANELEQMPDEIDEGQRLVQTQLALICRQLGPLRTLAAHLIKDSSEISGG
- a CDS encoding GNAT family N-acetyltransferase, with amino-acid sequence MTIEWVCKHHSDLGKEQLYALLKLRSDVFVVEQKCAYPDLDGQDLEGDTYHLMGWEDDQLMAYLRLLDPESQGGDVVIGRVITAPQGRGKGLGHEMMEQALKQAEKHWPQVPIYLSAQAHLQGYYGKYGFVVAGEEYLEDDIPHIGMRRA